The following are encoded together in the Poseidonibacter lekithochrous genome:
- a CDS encoding valine--tRNA ligase — protein sequence MSEKYEPSKVEDNYYKICEDRGYFEIDGNKSIQEEGKNFSIMMPPPNVTGSLHIGHALTFTLQDIITRYKRMDGFKTLWQPGTDHAGIATQNVVEKQLLAEGTTKEELGREKFLERAWLQKETSGGNIVHQMRKLGVTPAWKRERFTMDSGLKEAVKEAFVSLYNDGHIAQNNYMVNWCTHDGALSDIEVEHEEVNGKFYTMIYKFADGSGELQVATTRPETYFGDTAIMVHPDDSRYTDIVGKEVLLPLTDRTIKVITDSHVDMEFGTGVVKVTPAHDQNDYEVGKRHDLEFIKVFDEKGILNDYCGEFSGLERLEARPVIVKALENAGYIVKIEDHVHQVGHCYRCKNIVEPFISQQWFLSEKIAKSSIDKTKAHNNFHPQHWINSYTAWMDELRPWCISRQLWWGHRIPVFTCADSSCNHQWADKDDEPECCPKCGSKEMTQDPDVLDTWFSSALWAMSPLGWGNNGELEELYNEMQDMKDFYPNSLLITGFDIMFFWVARMMMMGDHFQGELPFKDIYMHALVRDETGAKMSKSKGNVIDPLDMVEEHSADIIRFTLAYLAVQGRDIKLGAKNLEQFRNFTNKLYNASNFLTLNVDTFPDLKDIEIKTPLGKYMQSRLSHAVDDVRATLEAFKFNEAASVLYKFVWTEFCDWGIEYSKGSKDSIVELGAIFKETLKMVSPFMPFISDYLYHKLTGTSLEEGADSLMVCNFPKEIAKDEEVESMFTIIEEAITALRRAKVVIDMGNSKIAKAYIKLDANIDKDIAKPFIEKLGKVENIEFVDAKVENSITDVSNNLEVYLPTSEIDMSPIIDKLTKQQAKTQKEFDKLNGMLSNERFVANAPESVIAENRKALEDAKNKLEKIQNELKAIS from the coding sequence TAGAAGATAATTATTATAAAATCTGTGAAGATAGAGGATATTTTGAAATTGATGGTAACAAATCAATTCAAGAAGAGGGTAAAAACTTTTCAATTATGATGCCACCACCAAATGTAACAGGATCATTACATATTGGTCACGCACTTACTTTTACATTACAAGATATTATTACTAGATATAAAAGAATGGACGGGTTCAAAACTCTTTGGCAACCTGGAACAGACCATGCTGGTATTGCAACTCAAAATGTTGTTGAAAAACAACTTTTAGCTGAAGGTACTACAAAAGAAGAATTAGGAAGAGAAAAATTCCTAGAGAGAGCTTGGCTTCAAAAAGAAACATCTGGTGGTAATATTGTTCACCAAATGAGAAAATTAGGTGTTACACCAGCTTGGAAACGTGAGCGATTTACTATGGATTCTGGTCTTAAAGAGGCTGTTAAAGAAGCATTCGTATCTTTATACAATGATGGACACATTGCACAAAATAACTATATGGTTAACTGGTGTACACATGATGGTGCCTTATCTGATATTGAAGTTGAACACGAAGAAGTAAATGGTAAATTTTATACTATGATTTATAAATTTGCTGATGGTTCAGGTGAATTACAAGTAGCAACTACTAGACCTGAAACATATTTTGGGGATACAGCTATTATGGTTCATCCTGATGATTCAAGATATACTGATATTGTTGGAAAAGAAGTATTATTACCATTAACTGATAGAACTATCAAAGTTATTACTGATTCTCATGTTGATATGGAATTTGGTACAGGTGTTGTAAAAGTAACTCCAGCACATGACCAAAATGACTACGAAGTGGGAAAAAGACACGATTTAGAATTCATCAAAGTATTTGATGAAAAAGGTATCTTAAATGACTACTGTGGAGAGTTTTCAGGATTAGAAAGACTTGAAGCTAGACCAGTTATTGTAAAAGCATTAGAGAATGCTGGATATATTGTAAAAATCGAAGATCATGTTCACCAAGTAGGACACTGTTATAGATGTAAAAATATTGTTGAGCCATTTATTTCTCAACAATGGTTCTTATCTGAGAAAATTGCAAAATCTTCAATTGATAAAACAAAAGCTCATAATAACTTCCACCCACAACATTGGATTAATTCATATACAGCATGGATGGATGAATTAAGACCATGGTGTATTTCTAGACAATTATGGTGGGGACATAGAATTCCTGTATTTACTTGTGCAGATTCATCTTGTAACCACCAATGGGCTGACAAAGACGATGAACCAGAATGTTGTCCAAAATGTGGAAGCAAAGAAATGACTCAAGATCCAGATGTTCTTGATACTTGGTTCTCATCTGCTTTATGGGCAATGTCACCATTAGGTTGGGGAAATAATGGTGAATTAGAAGAATTATATAATGAAATGCAAGATATGAAAGACTTCTATCCAAACTCATTATTAATTACTGGATTTGACATTATGTTCTTCTGGGTAGCTAGAATGATGATGATGGGTGATCACTTCCAAGGTGAATTACCATTTAAAGATATTTATATGCATGCACTAGTAAGAGATGAAACTGGTGCAAAAATGTCTAAATCAAAAGGAAATGTAATTGATCCATTAGATATGGTTGAAGAACATTCTGCTGATATTATTAGATTTACACTTGCATATTTAGCTGTTCAAGGTAGAGATATTAAATTAGGTGCTAAAAACTTAGAGCAATTTAGAAACTTTACAAACAAGTTATATAATGCATCAAATTTCTTAACATTAAATGTAGATACATTCCCAGATTTAAAAGATATTGAGATTAAAACTCCTCTTGGAAAATATATGCAATCAAGACTTTCACATGCAGTTGATGATGTAAGAGCTACTTTAGAAGCATTTAAATTCAATGAAGCAGCATCTGTATTATACAAATTTGTATGGACAGAGTTTTGTGATTGGGGTATTGAGTACTCTAAAGGTTCAAAAGACTCAATTGTAGAACTTGGAGCAATTTTCAAAGAGACATTAAAAATGGTAAGTCCTTTTATGCCATTTATTTCTGATTACTTATATCACAAATTAACAGGAACTTCTTTAGAAGAGGGTGCTGATTCATTAATGGTTTGTAACTTCCCTAAAGAGATTGCAAAAGATGAAGAAGTAGAATCAATGTTTACTATCATTGAAGAGGCAATTACAGCTCTTAGACGTGCTAAAGTTGTTATTGATATGGGTAACTCAAAAATTGCTAAAGCTTACATCAAATTAGATGCTAATATTGATAAAGATATTGCAAAACCATTTATTGAAAAACTTGGAAAAGTTGAAAATATTGAATTTGTTGATGCAAAAGTTGAAAATTCAATTACAGATGTATCTAATAATTTAGAAGTATATCTTCCAACTTCTGAAATTGATATGAGTCCAATTATTGATAAATTAACTAAACAACAAGCAAAAACTCAAAAAGAGTTTGATAAACTAAACGGAATGTTATCAAATGAAAGATTTGTAGCTAATGCACCTGAATCAGTTATTGCTGAAAATAGAAAAGCATTAGAAGATGCAAAGAATAAATTAGAAAAAATACAAAACGAATTAAAGGCTATTTCTTAA
- a CDS encoding efflux RND transporter permease subunit, with protein sequence MFDKILRFFVNNSRVNYTLFILVFAIGIWSYNKTPKEIFPSFELDMISITGSYSGASVDILDRMAVIEIEDNVKNIDSVDTMSTIISPGRFTIVLELKNGKNKYNEADKIKDAISLIKSNLPSDMDEPSVNVLERSRSVVDISLTSSKYSTDELKPFADNLKSKILGVNGVNDVTIFGDSDKYFEILLDDRKIEALDLNKNEIFDAITTLSYIFPVGKIEDPKKHYYISTYNGAKNANEFANTLLRIGNKSVYLSDIASTSKKYEDSSTLYSFNGKNALSLAVEQSDTADAIVIVKSIKKLLPSLNKLNPDINISVADDNSERIVDRLNIVISNIILGIILITILVMILINFRMSFIIAVGIPTSFVIAAIYMYLSGYTINMISLVGVLIAIGIVVDDAIVVSENIQQYIEEGLPPKEAAIKGASEMVKPVTVASITTLFSFLPVLMISGTMGEVMKLIPIALSALVVASLIESFIFLPIHAAHSLKNGAKVTSWEKANQIYNKIIHFFMNWKKTFLTIFIIMVPVLIVMEVTSSKFQLFPKFDASDVKLSFKMDANTTLEESFKIVQEIEKDFMDNRDKFFIRSIDSVAGYRRDVGGNTERFPYVMYMTIELQKLKAANILDKYVTPNLSFYYDDEDRTRTEKSRQIAKKLKKFIEKKNYKDKYNLEEAEVLERKVGPVKADVKIGLISHDNQKIIKAIEKLQVEIEAIEGIKSVSNSLKFGIDEIKIKVNSYGEQLGITESFIGSYLSNLYLLKKKTVTFDEKEMLDVKVQSINKDDFQSFKNTQIPLSDGTFVSLEQIVDLNSIRGFEQLLKDQGEKNFYIFANVDPDIVTSSEVLVKLQASLETIKESGIRLVFKGEAEKNKSLMNDMILATALALILIMMSMLYLFNSFRETFIVMSIIPFSTLGVLIGHQIMGLNLSMPSMIGALGLAGVVINDGIIMMTYLKKAKTMDEIFQRATKRFRPIIITTITTLIGMSSLIFFPTGQAVIFQPIAIALGFGLAWGTILNLIYLPVLYTITHKLRKSKV encoded by the coding sequence ATGTTTGATAAAATCTTACGATTTTTTGTAAATAATTCTCGTGTAAACTATACTTTATTTATTTTAGTTTTTGCCATTGGTATTTGGTCATATAATAAAACTCCAAAAGAGATTTTCCCAAGTTTTGAACTAGACATGATTTCAATCACAGGTTCATATTCTGGTGCATCAGTTGATATCCTTGATAGGATGGCTGTAATTGAAATAGAGGACAATGTCAAGAATATTGATAGTGTTGATACTATGTCAACTATAATCTCTCCAGGTCGATTTACTATTGTATTAGAGCTAAAGAATGGCAAAAATAAATATAATGAAGCAGATAAGATAAAAGATGCTATTTCTTTAATAAAATCTAATCTACCAAGTGATATGGATGAACCAAGTGTTAATGTTTTAGAGAGAAGTCGTTCTGTTGTGGATATTTCTCTTACATCTAGTAAATACTCTACTGATGAACTTAAACCTTTTGCAGATAACTTAAAAAGTAAAATACTTGGAGTTAATGGTGTAAATGATGTAACTATTTTTGGAGATTCAGATAAATACTTTGAAATACTTCTTGATGATAGAAAAATTGAAGCACTTGATTTAAATAAAAATGAAATATTTGATGCAATTACAACTTTATCATATATTTTTCCAGTTGGGAAAATAGAAGATCCTAAGAAACACTACTATATTTCTACATACAATGGTGCCAAAAATGCTAATGAATTTGCTAATACATTACTAAGAATTGGTAATAAAAGTGTTTATTTAAGTGATATTGCAAGTACTTCAAAAAAATATGAAGACTCATCTACACTATATTCATTTAATGGCAAAAATGCTTTATCTTTAGCAGTTGAACAAAGTGATACAGCAGATGCAATTGTAATTGTGAAGAGTATCAAAAAACTTCTACCTTCTTTGAATAAATTAAATCCTGATATTAATATTTCAGTTGCAGATGATAATTCTGAGAGAATTGTAGATAGATTAAATATTGTAATTTCTAATATTATTCTAGGAATTATACTAATCACAATTTTAGTAATGATTCTAATTAACTTTAGAATGTCATTTATTATAGCCGTTGGTATTCCTACATCTTTTGTAATTGCAGCAATATATATGTATCTAAGTGGATATACAATTAATATGATTTCCCTAGTTGGGGTATTAATTGCAATTGGTATTGTTGTTGATGATGCTATTGTTGTAAGTGAAAATATACAACAATATATAGAAGAAGGACTTCCACCTAAAGAAGCTGCAATTAAAGGTGCAAGTGAAATGGTTAAACCAGTAACTGTTGCATCAATTACAACACTATTTTCATTTTTACCAGTTCTAATGATTTCTGGAACAATGGGTGAAGTGATGAAACTAATTCCTATTGCACTAAGTGCTTTAGTTGTTGCATCTTTAATTGAGTCGTTTATATTTTTACCTATTCATGCAGCACATTCTCTTAAAAATGGTGCAAAAGTTACCTCTTGGGAAAAAGCAAATCAGATATACAATAAGATTATTCATTTTTTTATGAATTGGAAAAAAACATTTCTTACAATATTTATTATCATGGTTCCTGTTTTAATAGTTATGGAAGTAACTAGTTCTAAGTTTCAATTATTTCCAAAGTTTGATGCCTCTGATGTAAAACTTTCATTTAAAATGGATGCAAATACAACACTAGAAGAGTCTTTTAAAATAGTTCAAGAAATTGAAAAAGACTTCATGGATAACAGAGATAAATTCTTTATTAGAAGTATAGATTCTGTTGCAGGATATAGAAGAGATGTAGGAGGAAATACTGAAAGATTTCCTTATGTTATGTATATGACAATTGAATTACAAAAACTAAAAGCTGCTAATATTTTAGATAAATATGTAACACCAAATTTAAGTTTTTATTACGATGATGAAGATAGAACTAGAACTGAAAAGTCTAGACAAATAGCAAAAAAATTAAAGAAATTCATTGAGAAAAAAAATTATAAAGATAAATATAATTTAGAAGAAGCAGAAGTATTAGAGCGAAAAGTAGGTCCAGTAAAAGCAGATGTAAAAATTGGACTAATTTCTCACGATAACCAAAAAATCATAAAAGCAATTGAAAAACTACAAGTAGAAATAGAAGCTATTGAAGGTATTAAATCAGTTTCAAATTCACTAAAATTTGGTATCGATGAAATTAAAATAAAAGTTAACTCTTATGGAGAACAACTTGGAATTACAGAATCATTTATTGGTTCATATCTTTCAAACCTTTATTTGTTAAAAAAGAAAACGGTAACTTTTGATGAAAAAGAGATGTTAGATGTAAAAGTTCAGTCAATTAATAAAGATGATTTCCAAAGCTTTAAAAATACACAAATTCCATTAAGTGATGGAACATTTGTTTCTTTAGAACAAATAGTTGACTTAAATTCTATTAGAGGGTTTGAGCAATTATTAAAAGATCAGGGAGAAAAAAACTTTTACATTTTTGCAAATGTAGACCCAGATATTGTAACTTCAAGTGAAGTTCTAGTAAAACTACAAGCTAGTTTAGAGACAATAAAAGAGAGCGGAATAAGATTAGTATTTAAAGGTGAAGCAGAAAAAAATAAAAGCTTAATGAATGATATGATTTTAGCAACTGCTTTAGCCTTGATTCTAATTATGATGTCTATGCTTTATTTATTTAATTCATTTAGAGAAACATTCATTGTAATGAGTATTATTCCTTTTTCAACCCTAGGGGTATTAATAGGACATCAAATCATGGGATTAAATCTATCTATGCCTTCAATGATTGGAGCACTAGGACTTGCAGGGGTTGTTATTAATGATGGTATTATTATGATGACATATCTTAAAAAAGCAAAAACTATGGATGAGATATTCCAAAGAGCTACAAAAAGATTCCGACCTATTATAATTACTACAATTACTACATTAATTGGTATGAGTTCACTTATTTTCTTCCCAACAGGGCAAGCTGTAATCTTCCAACCAATTGCAATTGCATTAGGATTTGGATTAGCATGGGGAACAATTCTTAATCTGATTTATCTACCAGTATTATATACAATCACACACAAACTAAGAAAAAGTAAGGTTTAA
- a CDS encoding EAL domain-containing protein, whose translation MSLSKQLYIIMAFIFFMIFAGNFIISVKNTKEYLQVESITKAQDTATTLGMTLKSLLKDKHDPEIESIIKAISNRGFYKEIRLEDVKFSITDKDLINNSSDLDDSMWEISNVIMDKEFGEIKKDELDLELENELSQLENDSENIELFDENPQNSYTYLPSDSYKNGGNISFSFTAKNDKNQTIDTFANINLNKIIVQVNRKEKFDYIPEWFIDFIHIDLEETYSEISDGWNTTAIIYVSANAGEAYAKLYDQVKSGVIYAIVAFIIAMAILFVFVQFILKPLKNIEKLANSIAQGKFTTIDNLPWTTEIKNVALAMNDMSSKIETIITKLNKNLENITNKLSQDELTGLNLKQSFETDMKEMFIHKSNGYVFMIKIFDLATFAKSHTNKEVNEFIKKFAEVLDKTNIDKKNAKTISYRFFGSEFAMIGKNFTYDDAISFTKKLQNEFENLSSQFDKNDIVHIGATPFNQIGTTPEMLQAANEAYEKATLIGANEAHIRDEEDLSMDMETWRELIFDIIDNSKFDIQYINDARRVDIESKEIVMQEAFTSAKDKDNNDIPIGTFVSIAERYEKVMDFDEKVILKVINHILINKISHDISINLSLESINNTAFIAWLEKVLNEHRNIANQLVFSITAYAVAKDVDKFKFFADEMHQCGAKIIIKRFESKFIPLESIKDFNLDYIRLARDYTNNVCNDHSKQSFIEAIHELSTLLNIKVFAENVKDDKDLEMIKKFKIYGASR comes from the coding sequence ATGTCTTTATCAAAACAACTATATATAATCATGGCCTTTATATTTTTTATGATATTTGCTGGTAATTTTATAATCAGTGTAAAAAATACTAAAGAGTATTTACAAGTTGAGTCTATTACAAAAGCTCAAGATACAGCAACTACTTTAGGAATGACTTTAAAATCACTTCTAAAAGATAAACATGACCCAGAAATCGAATCCATAATAAAAGCTATTTCAAATAGAGGTTTTTATAAAGAGATTAGATTAGAAGATGTAAAATTTAGTATTACTGATAAAGACTTAATAAATAACTCTTCTGATTTAGATGACTCAATGTGGGAAATTTCAAATGTTATTATGGATAAAGAATTTGGAGAAATCAAAAAAGATGAATTAGATTTAGAACTTGAGAATGAACTTTCACAATTAGAAAATGATTCTGAAAATATTGAACTTTTTGATGAAAACCCTCAAAATTCATATACTTATTTGCCAAGTGATTCATATAAAAATGGTGGAAATATCTCTTTTTCATTTACTGCAAAAAATGATAAAAACCAAACTATTGATACTTTTGCAAATATAAATCTAAATAAAATTATTGTTCAAGTAAATAGAAAAGAGAAGTTTGATTATATTCCAGAGTGGTTTATTGATTTTATTCATATTGATTTAGAAGAAACATATAGTGAAATCTCTGATGGTTGGAATACAACAGCTATTATCTACGTAAGTGCAAATGCCGGAGAAGCTTATGCAAAACTATATGATCAAGTAAAAAGTGGTGTGATATATGCAATAGTTGCATTTATTATTGCTATGGCTATTTTATTTGTATTTGTACAATTTATTTTAAAACCTCTAAAAAATATTGAGAAACTTGCTAACTCTATTGCTCAAGGAAAATTTACAACAATTGATAATTTACCATGGACAACAGAGATTAAAAACGTAGCACTAGCAATGAATGACATGTCATCAAAAATTGAAACAATCATTACAAAATTAAATAAAAACTTAGAGAATATTACAAACAAACTATCTCAAGATGAATTAACAGGGCTTAATTTAAAACAGAGTTTTGAGACAGATATGAAAGAGATGTTTATTCATAAATCAAATGGTTATGTATTTATGATTAAGATATTTGATTTGGCAACTTTTGCAAAATCACATACAAATAAAGAAGTAAATGAATTTATCAAAAAATTCGCAGAAGTTTTAGATAAAACAAATATTGATAAGAAAAATGCAAAAACTATTTCATATAGATTCTTTGGTTCTGAATTTGCAATGATTGGTAAAAATTTTACTTATGATGATGCAATATCATTTACTAAAAAATTACAAAATGAATTTGAAAACTTATCAAGTCAATTTGATAAAAATGATATTGTACATATAGGTGCAACTCCATTTAATCAAATTGGAACTACTCCTGAAATGCTACAAGCTGCAAATGAGGCTTACGAAAAAGCTACATTAATTGGAGCAAATGAAGCACATATTAGAGATGAAGAAGACTTATCTATGGATATGGAAACATGGAGAGAATTAATTTTTGATATTATTGATAACTCTAAATTTGATATTCAATATATTAATGATGCAAGAAGAGTAGATATTGAATCTAAAGAAATTGTAATGCAAGAAGCATTTACAAGTGCAAAAGATAAAGACAACAATGATATTCCAATAGGTACATTTGTATCAATTGCTGAGAGATATGAAAAAGTTATGGATTTTGATGAAAAAGTTATTTTAAAAGTAATTAACCATATTCTAATAAACAAAATAAGTCATGATATTTCAATTAACTTATCATTAGAATCTATTAATAATACAGCCTTTATTGCTTGGTTAGAGAAAGTATTAAATGAGCATAGAAATATTGCTAATCAACTTGTATTCTCAATTACAGCATATGCTGTTGCTAAAGATGTTGATAAATTCAAATTCTTTGCTGATGAAATGCATCAATGTGGAGCTAAAATTATTATCAAAAGATTTGAAAGTAAATTTATTCCATTAGAGAGTATTAAAGATTTCAATTTAGATTATATTAGACTAGCTAGGGATTATACAAACAATGTATGTAATGATCACTCTAAACAAAGTTTCATAGAAGCTATTCATGAACTTTCTACTTTACTAAATATTAAAGTTTTTGCAGAGAATGTTAAAGACGATAAAGATTTAGAAATGATTAAAAAATTCAAAATTTATGGGGCAAGTAGATAA
- a CDS encoding transglutaminase-like cysteine peptidase, which produces MKKIILFSILIISTLAVISTTANKTYFIDNSKVKKVNKKYGAKAKKRVELWDNMLQKSKDEKILKKLKNVNDFFNKIRYKTDPKHWKRKDYWATPYEFLGTAAGDCEDYAIAKYYSLRKLGVPESKLRITYVIYKKRNTRFDQAHMVLTYYHKKGATPIVLDNINKKLKLATKRKDLKPVYSFNASGLWQAKNKGSVKIGKNNLKAWKSMMNRI; this is translated from the coding sequence TTGAAAAAAATAATATTATTTTCTATTCTTATTATCTCCACATTAGCAGTTATTTCTACAACTGCTAATAAAACTTATTTCATTGACAACTCAAAAGTAAAAAAAGTAAACAAAAAATACGGTGCAAAAGCTAAAAAAAGAGTTGAGCTTTGGGATAATATGCTTCAAAAATCTAAAGATGAAAAAATCCTAAAAAAACTAAAAAATGTTAATGATTTTTTCAATAAGATTAGATATAAAACTGACCCTAAACATTGGAAAAGAAAAGATTATTGGGCAACACCATACGAGTTTTTGGGTACTGCTGCTGGAGATTGTGAAGATTATGCAATTGCAAAGTATTATAGTCTTAGAAAACTTGGAGTTCCAGAGAGTAAGCTACGAATCACTTATGTTATTTACAAAAAAAGAAATACGAGGTTTGATCAAGCTCACATGGTATTAACCTATTATCATAAAAAAGGTGCAACACCTATTGTCCTTGATAATATTAATAAAAAACTAAAACTTGCAACAAAAAGAAAAGATTTAAAACCTGTTTACAGTTTTAACGCAAGTGGTTTATGGCAAGCAAAAAATAAGGGTTCTGTGAAAATCGGAAAAAATAATCTAAAAGCTTGGAAAAGCATGATGAACAGAATCTAA
- a CDS encoding MFS transporter, translated as MIKSVLPLSSIIALRFLGLFLVLPVISVYAMNLEGASTTLIGIVVGGYALTQMIFQVPFGIISDKLGRKGTIVMGLVLFAIGSLVCAISTDIYTLMLGRFLQGAGAIGAVVTAMISDLVKEEQRPKAMAMMGMFIGISFAISMIAGPTLGSAFGVESLFIITMVLALASIFVLLKMVPNPPHITHSYNGKAKLSTVLGNTNLIKMNITNFLQKGLMTFAFMIIPMVLINNYEWQMKELWQVYLPAMIFGFLAMAPAAIIAEKKGKFKEILVIGILLFAVSYLVIGLSSSTTIFVIGVVIFFIGFNMHEPIMQSLATKFAKVHQRGLVLGIFNSCGYLGTFLGGLLGGIFFDGLESLSTIVITITVVCILWAILIITMPNPAKKKMAYLPVSEYNLDNSNNLEIDSIDEWYINNTEGTIAIKYDEQKIDEEAIKNLLK; from the coding sequence ATGATTAAATCGGTTTTACCACTTAGTTCAATTATAGCCCTTAGATTCTTAGGTCTATTTTTAGTTTTACCCGTAATATCTGTATACGCTATGAATTTAGAGGGAGCATCAACTACTTTAATTGGTATTGTAGTTGGAGGTTATGCCCTAACTCAAATGATTTTCCAAGTACCATTTGGAATCATTAGTGATAAGTTAGGAAGAAAAGGCACAATTGTTATGGGTCTTGTTCTTTTTGCAATAGGTTCTTTAGTTTGTGCAATTTCTACTGATATATATACATTAATGTTAGGTAGATTTTTACAAGGTGCAGGTGCAATTGGTGCAGTTGTTACAGCAATGATCTCTGATTTAGTAAAAGAAGAGCAAAGACCAAAAGCAATGGCTATGATGGGTATGTTTATTGGTATCTCTTTTGCAATTTCAATGATTGCAGGACCAACTTTAGGTTCAGCTTTTGGAGTTGAGAGTCTGTTTATTATTACAATGGTTTTAGCATTAGCTTCTATTTTTGTATTATTAAAAATGGTTCCAAACCCTCCTCATATCACTCATTCATATAATGGGAAAGCAAAGTTATCAACAGTATTAGGAAATACAAACCTAATTAAAATGAATATTACAAACTTTTTACAAAAAGGTTTAATGACTTTTGCATTTATGATTATTCCAATGGTTTTAATCAATAACTATGAATGGCAAATGAAAGAGTTATGGCAAGTATATTTACCAGCTATGATTTTTGGTTTCCTTGCAATGGCACCTGCTGCTATTATTGCTGAGAAAAAAGGTAAATTCAAAGAGATTTTAGTAATTGGTATTTTATTATTTGCAGTTTCTTATTTAGTAATTGGACTTAGTTCTTCAACTACTATTTTTGTAATTGGTGTAGTTATCTTCTTTATTGGATTTAATATGCACGAACCAATTATGCAATCACTTGCTACAAAGTTTGCTAAAGTTCACCAAAGAGGATTAGTTCTTGGAATCTTTAACTCTTGCGGTTACTTAGGTACATTCTTAGGTGGATTACTTGGTGGTATTTTCTTTGATGGTTTAGAATCTTTATCAACTATTGTAATTACAATTACTGTAGTTTGTATTTTATGGGCTATTTTAATTATTACAATGCCTAATCCAGCTAAAAAGAAAATGGCTTATTTACCAGTTAGTGAATACAACTTAGATAATAGTAATAACTTAGAAATTGATTCTATTGACGAGTGGTACATCAATAATACTGAAGGTACAATTGCTATTAAATATGACGAACAAAAGATAGATGAAGAAGCTATCAAAAACTTATTAAAATAA
- a CDS encoding non-canonical purine NTP pyrophosphatase, which translates to MKIVLASGNKGKIKEFEKLMPNDEVVAFKEILGDIEIIEDKDSFKGNAIKKAQTIYDELINKNYKDVIVISDDSGITVPALNNEPGIYSARYAGENASDEDNNNKMIKNLQAKSIERTPAYYTACIAIIYQGEVYTVHGWMHGDVTSKPVGTEGFGYDPLFIPKGFDETLGVLPHEVKKEFSHRSSALKLAKKVLDVII; encoded by the coding sequence ATGAAGATTGTTTTAGCTTCAGGGAATAAAGGGAAAATCAAAGAGTTTGAGAAGTTAATGCCAAATGACGAGGTAGTAGCATTCAAAGAAATTCTAGGTGATATAGAAATAATTGAAGATAAAGATAGCTTCAAAGGTAATGCCATTAAAAAAGCACAAACAATTTATGATGAATTAATAAATAAAAATTATAAAGATGTTATTGTAATTTCTGATGATTCTGGTATTACAGTTCCTGCGCTTAATAATGAGCCAGGAATTTATTCTGCTAGGTATGCAGGTGAAAATGCTAGTGATGAAGATAACAATAATAAAATGATTAAAAATCTACAAGCAAAAAGTATTGAGCGAACACCAGCGTATTATACTGCTTGTATAGCTATTATCTATCAAGGTGAAGTTTATACTGTTCATGGGTGGATGCATGGAGATGTTACTAGTAAGCCTGTTGGAACTGAAGGATTTGGTTATGATCCTTTATTTATTCCTAAAGGATTTGATGAAACATTAGGTGTATTGCCACATGAAGTAAAAAAAGAATTCTCACATAGAAGTTCAGCTTTAAAACTTGCGAAAAAAGTTTTAGATGTAATTATCTAA